The genomic interval ATAATTGTAATTGTCCAACGGTACGACCACGCTCTCCTTGTAACCTTGTCATTGGCAAAGCTGTTTCAAGATGACATCTTTCTAATAAAGCATCCCCAAGGTTTACAATTTCTTTACCTATTTGATCTAAAAAATCAGCAATAGCATTTTTATCTTTTTTACGATATACATCAAAATCAGTAACGGCTTGCTTTACAACTACATCCAATTCTAAGAGGGTTGTATTCAAAAAATTCCCTTCTAAAGGTTCTTCTGTAGCAGGATTAAACGCAAAAAATTCTGGATTTGTACTCATAGTGATATTATTTAATTCTTTAAAAAACTAATCATTTTATAATAATTAGAGTAGGCAAAGATACCCAAAAATAATGGTGTTTCCATAAACTGGTCAACCAATTTAAAAATTAACTTGGTTTTGAATCAAAAAAACAAGGACTACTAATACCGTAAAAAAATGGTAGAGAAAAATTGTATTCTTCAAAAATAAGTGAATTAACAAGCAAAAACATATTTCTTAAGATTTGATTGATAAATGACCACCGAAAATACCCTGTCAGAATAAAAAAATAAGTAAATTAGTCCATTGACTGCGTTTTTATAATCAAAAATAACTATTTATTAAACTTTTAATAATACCGGGAATGATAAAATTAACACCTAATTTAAACCCAAAAGGATGGGATGAGATGTTTTCTAAGGCTGGAGTGAGGGAACCTTATCGTCAAGTACTTGAAACCTTAGAGAGTTTAAACCTTGCACAACTTACTCAAAAACAAAAGCAGGCCTCAGATATTTTTATGAACCAAGGAATTACTTTTACGGTTTATAGTGACAATAACGAAGGGATCGAACGTATTTTCCCGTTTGACATTATTCCGAGAATCATAACTCAGGCAGATTGGCTAGAAGTAGAAACAGGTATTGCGCAACGATTAAAAGCGTTAAATTTATTTCTAGAAGATATTTACAACAACCAAAATATTATCAAAGACGGAATTGTTCCTGCTGCTTTGATTGCTTCTTGTCCACATTATTTACAAGAAGTACACGGAATTAAACTACCCCATGATATACATGTCCACATTGCTGGAATTGATTTGATACGCGGTGCCGACGGGGAATTTTATGTTCTGGAAGACAATTTGCGTTGCCCTAGTGGTGTGAGTTATATGCTTGAAAATCGAGAAATCACGAAACGCGTATTCCCTGAAATGTTCAAGAGCAACAACGTGAGTATGGTAGTGAACTATCCAATGATATTTCACAATATCTTGATTTCACTCTCTCCTAGAGCAATTTCGAACCCAAATGTAGTTTTACTTACCCCAGGAGTTTACAATTCCGCTTATTATGAACATACCTTTTTGGCACGTCAAATGGGGATTCCATTAGTCGAAGGTCGAGATTTAATTGTAAACAATAATAAAGTCTACATGAAGACTACTTCAGGTTTACAACAAGTGGATGTAATCTATAGAAGAATTGATGACGAATACCTAGATCCATTAGTATTCAAACCAGACAGTACTCTGGGGGTTCCAGGTCTTATAAGTGCCTATAAATTAGGAAATGTAGCACTAGTAAACGCAGTAGGAAACGGAGTAGCAGATGATAAAGCGGTTTATGTTTATGTTCCTGACATGATAAAATATTACCTGAATGAAGAACCTATTCTTAAAAATGTACCTACTTATCAAATGGAAAACAAAGACGAACGGGAACACGTTTTTGCTAACATGGAAAACATGGTCATTAAAGAAACCAATCAAAGTGGAGGTTACGGAATGATTATGGGAAATAAAGCTACCCAAGAAGAACTAGAAGCCGCAAAAATTGCTATTGTTGCCGATCCTAGAAACTTTATTGCCCAACCTATAATCCAATTAAGTACTGTACCTTGTTTTATTGATGGTGAATTAAAATTACGTCATGTAGATTTAAGACCCTATGCTTTATGTGGTCCCAAAGGAGTGGAAATTGTACCCGGTGGACTTACTCGTGTTGCCTTGACTGAAGGCTCATTAGTAGTCAACTCTTCACAAGGAGGGGGCAGCAAGGACACTTGGATTATGAAATAATTAATTGAATCTATTACACAATTTTAAACAACATTATATGGAAGTAAATATGCTTAGCCGCGTGGCGGATGGAATCTATTGGCTTAATAGATATATGGAAAGGACTCATGGAATGTTACTTACCTTAAACACTCAATACATTTTATCTTTCGACCAAGAAACTAATGACTATCAAGGCTATAAACCGCTACTAGAATATTATACCGCATTAACTACTGAAGAAATAAACAAGGTACAATACGATACTAACTTTGTTTTAAATTACATTATTTGTGATGCAAAAAACAACAACTCTGTCAAGTGCCTGATTACAAAGGCTCGCGAAAATGCCAGAGGTGCTCAAGATAAGATTACCAAAGAATTATGGGAACACATCAACTCGATGTACCATTTTATGAATGACCCAGAGCTGCCTAACCGACTAAAAACGGCCGAAGCAAGTGCAATATTATCTAAAATAAATAAAGATTTTTTATTATATAACGGGATATTTCACGTGACTATGCCACGTGGTATTGGTTGGAGTTTTTCTATCATCGGAAAAAATATCGAACGCTGTTTGCAAACCATTACTTTCACTCAGGCCTTTTACAAACCTATTGATTATAACTTAGAAGGGGAAGAAAATTTATTGTACTGGAGAAAGCTTTTGTTATCACTATCTGGTTATGAATTGTACATGAAGAGCTATAGCAATATTCCCCATAACCGTAAAGTAGTGCAACAAGTAATTTTCAATAAAGATTTTGCGCATTCAGTTATCTATACTTTGGGATTGATTGAAACCAGTTTGAATAATTTATTCAAGGACAATCATTTGAGCGAAGCTAGAACAATGCGAAATCATTTTGGAAGATTAAAGAGTGCGGTAGAGTTTACGGATTACCATAATTTAACAGATGAACAATTAGAACATATACTAGAGGATACAAAGACTCAATTATATAACTTTTCAGCTGATTTTTCTAAACTATTCTTTTCTTATACTTAAAAAAAATGGCAGTATTCAAAATCGTACACATCACAAAATATCAATACAATTGGCCTATCAAAGAGAGTATTAACGAAATACGTCTATATCCTCATAATTTTGTCAACCAAGATGTATTGCAATTTCAGCTTTTGATTACTAACAACCCAGAAGTGGCTGTCTCTACAGATAGTTTCGGGAATAAAGTCGGTAATTTTAGCACGCTTGAAAGCCATTCTGAAATGGTCATTGAAAGCCGTATGCTGGTACGCGTCAACCACTCGTTAAAAATTCCTGAGATTGACAATGATACTATACAAGATTTGCAAAAAGAAAAGCAAAAAAGTATCGCACTTCTCCGCTGTTCTTATCCTGAAGTCATTTCAAAACAAAATATAATTGACGAAATTCTTAACGAAATTGGCATTGAAAATAAATCCATTGTTACATTAGCGCAAGAATGTAGCGCCTATATTTACAATCGCTTTACCTATACCAAAGGGATAACTACCATCAATACTACAGTAGATGAAATTCTAGAAACAAGAGAAGGTGTTTGCCAAGATTTTGCACATGTATTACTACAACTATTGAGAACAAGAGGAATTCCTGCTCGTTATGTAAGTGGTTATATTTGCCCTAACAAAGCTGGATTAAGAGGAGAAGGAGCAACTCATGCTTGGGTAGAAGTTTTCTCCCCTTCGCAAGGCTGGCTAGGCATTGACCCTACCAACAACATTTGGACCATGGACAATCACGTCAAACTGTCGGTCGGTTTAAATTTTAATGACTGTACACCCGTAAAGGGAACTTTTAAAGGACTAGCCATACAATCGTTATCTGTTTTTGTGTCCATTGGATATGAAGATGGAAGGCATTTTGAAGAATTCAACGACGTGCAACAAGAGGAAATACCAGACGATGTGAAGGCGCAATTAGATTATATTGAACAAACTCGCCAGCAACACATACAACAACAATAACAATCTACATATTAAAAAAACAAAAAAGGCTACCTGGGATTATTCTCAGATAGCCTTTTTTGTTTTTTATAAAGTCTGTTTTTTAGTTTTTCAAATCTTTGATTACTTTGAAAGCAACATCAACTTGTTCTTCGCTCACTAAAATTGTAAATTCATTGGATGTTGATATAACCTCATTGATAATAATTCCTTCCCAAGCCAAACGTTGGAAAATGAAATAATAAATCCCTGGAATCACGATATTTTCTTTTGGCAATTTAACTGTAATTGATGCTAAATTGTCGATTTTTTGAAGTAATTTTTCGTTTACAAAGTGTTTATCTACTAGTGAATTCACACTGTTACTAACCACAATATTGATTTCATTAACCCCGCGAGAAGAAGTATAAAACACATCTGGAAAAGCATTGATGTCTGAAATTAATTCCGCTTGTTTATTCAAAACGGTTTCAGAAACTGCAAAGGCATAATCCGTCAAAGCAGAACGTACCGTAATCTCACCAATATTCTTGATTACCTTATTAATTTTATGGTTGAGTCTAAAGTCTAACTCCTCTGTTAATCGCTTTAGAGACATCACCACAGCTCCTTGTTTCACTTCTTTTCCAAATTCACTTTCTAGTTCTGACATGATATTTCTAGACAGTGATGTCAAATTAATAATCCCTAGAGATAAAGCGTTCAATAAAAATGGCTTTGTCTTAATGTAATTCTCTACAATTGACGATACAGTTTTCATAATCGATATAGGTATTTATACTTAGTTTTTATAGTTGTTTTTCTGCGGTCTGTTTTAAAAACTGGTGCAAAGATATATAAAAAACAATTTGTTACAAATATAACATGAAGATATTTGAATTAAAAATGATAAAAAGCGTCTGTAAGGTGTTCTATTACAAAGGAATTATATTCTTTATGGATAGAAATCACATCAAAACGAACATCAACATCTAGGTTTTTTGCGCATACGTATTCGTCTATAGCCCTTGTAAGTAGTCGGATTTTCTTTGAAGTAACCGCATCAATTGGTAAACCAATTTCTATTGATGAACGAGTCTTTACTTCAACAACAACCAGTATGTCGTTAATCCTACAAACTATATCGATTTCGGCCTTTTGAAAACGCCAATTGGTGTCTAAAATAGCATATCCGTTTTCTTTTAGAAAATTTGCAGCCATTTCTTCGCCTAATTTCCCTAATTCATTGTGTGCAGCCATATTTCAATTATATTAGTATTTTTCAAAAAAATAAGTAGAGAAACTAAGTATGTTTTAATTGCACAAATTACTCAAAAACTACGGTCGATTTAGTCGAATTTACATCAATTGTAACCACATTACCTAAAATTAAAGCTCGATTGTCTCGTATGTGTCCAGCAGGAAAATTAAAAATAATTGGAATGTTATATTTCTTGGTTACATCATCAATAATCTGCAACGCATTTTTACCCCAAGGAATATCGTTATCTTTCATAGTACTCATAGCACCTACCAGAATCCCTTTGATACTTTCGAGACAACCATTACGTCTTAGATTCATCATCATTCGATCCACATGATACAAATACTCGTCTAAATCTTCAATAAAAAGAATTTTGTCGCTACAATCAATAGATGATTGAGAACCAAACAAACTATATAAGATAGATAAATTTCCCCCTACGAGCTCTCCAGTTGCTACTCCACAGCGATTCATAGGATCGGATGGAATATCATAACTCAATTGTTCCCCAAACAATGATATTCGCATGCTTTCTACAGCTTCCTTAGTAGCTCTAGGGACAGTAATTGGCATTATACCATGAATCGATTTATAGCCCATGGTATTCAAATGATTGTGTAAAACGGTGACATCACTAAAACCTACAATCCATTTTGGACTTTCTTTAAACTTTGTGAAATCCAACAAATCAATGATTCGAACTGTGCCATATCCGCCACGAACACACCAAATAGCCTTGATATTAGGATTATCCATTTGAGTTTGAAAATCGGCGGCACGCTCTTCATCACTCCCTGCTAACTGGTTTTCTTCGAGTCCAATTGTTTTTCCTATACTAACTTCAAGTCCCCAACTGTGTAATAAATCAATCGAAGGTTTCAAATTATCAACATT from Flavobacterium ovatum carries:
- a CDS encoding circularly permuted type 2 ATP-grasp protein, whose amino-acid sequence is MIKLTPNLNPKGWDEMFSKAGVREPYRQVLETLESLNLAQLTQKQKQASDIFMNQGITFTVYSDNNEGIERIFPFDIIPRIITQADWLEVETGIAQRLKALNLFLEDIYNNQNIIKDGIVPAALIASCPHYLQEVHGIKLPHDIHVHIAGIDLIRGADGEFYVLEDNLRCPSGVSYMLENREITKRVFPEMFKSNNVSMVVNYPMIFHNILISLSPRAISNPNVVLLTPGVYNSAYYEHTFLARQMGIPLVEGRDLIVNNNKVYMKTTSGLQQVDVIYRRIDDEYLDPLVFKPDSTLGVPGLISAYKLGNVALVNAVGNGVADDKAVYVYVPDMIKYYLNEEPILKNVPTYQMENKDEREHVFANMENMVIKETNQSGGYGMIMGNKATQEELEAAKIAIVADPRNFIAQPIIQLSTVPCFIDGELKLRHVDLRPYALCGPKGVEIVPGGLTRVALTEGSLVVNSSQGGGSKDTWIMK
- a CDS encoding alpha-E domain-containing protein, whose protein sequence is MEVNMLSRVADGIYWLNRYMERTHGMLLTLNTQYILSFDQETNDYQGYKPLLEYYTALTTEEINKVQYDTNFVLNYIICDAKNNNSVKCLITKARENARGAQDKITKELWEHINSMYHFMNDPELPNRLKTAEASAILSKINKDFLLYNGIFHVTMPRGIGWSFSIIGKNIERCLQTITFTQAFYKPIDYNLEGEENLLYWRKLLLSLSGYELYMKSYSNIPHNRKVVQQVIFNKDFAHSVIYTLGLIETSLNNLFKDNHLSEARTMRNHFGRLKSAVEFTDYHNLTDEQLEHILEDTKTQLYNFSADFSKLFFSYT
- a CDS encoding transglutaminase family protein, which translates into the protein MAVFKIVHITKYQYNWPIKESINEIRLYPHNFVNQDVLQFQLLITNNPEVAVSTDSFGNKVGNFSTLESHSEMVIESRMLVRVNHSLKIPEIDNDTIQDLQKEKQKSIALLRCSYPEVISKQNIIDEILNEIGIENKSIVTLAQECSAYIYNRFTYTKGITTINTTVDEILETREGVCQDFAHVLLQLLRTRGIPARYVSGYICPNKAGLRGEGATHAWVEVFSPSQGWLGIDPTNNIWTMDNHVKLSVGLNFNDCTPVKGTFKGLAIQSLSVFVSIGYEDGRHFEEFNDVQQEEIPDDVKAQLDYIEQTRQQHIQQQ
- a CDS encoding aspartate kinase, giving the protein MKTVSSIVENYIKTKPFLLNALSLGIINLTSLSRNIMSELESEFGKEVKQGAVVMSLKRLTEELDFRLNHKINKVIKNIGEITVRSALTDYAFAVSETVLNKQAELISDINAFPDVFYTSSRGVNEINIVVSNSVNSLVDKHFVNEKLLQKIDNLASITVKLPKENIVIPGIYYFIFQRLAWEGIIINEVISTSNEFTILVSEEQVDVAFKVIKDLKN
- a CDS encoding YraN family protein, coding for MAAHNELGKLGEEMAANFLKENGYAILDTNWRFQKAEIDIVCRINDILVVVEVKTRSSIEIGLPIDAVTSKKIRLLTRAIDEYVCAKNLDVDVRFDVISIHKEYNSFVIEHLTDAFYHF
- a CDS encoding LD-carboxypeptidase; its protein translation is MITPAYLQKGDTVAIVSTARKNNVDNLKPSIDLLHSWGLEVSIGKTIGLEENQLAGSDEERAADFQTQMDNPNIKAIWCVRGGYGTVRIIDLLDFTKFKESPKWIVGFSDVTVLHNHLNTMGYKSIHGIMPITVPRATKEAVESMRISLFGEQLSYDIPSDPMNRCGVATGELVGGNLSILYSLFGSQSSIDCSDKILFIEDLDEYLYHVDRMMMNLRRNGCLESIKGILVGAMSTMKDNDIPWGKNALQIIDDVTKKYNIPIIFNFPAGHIRDNRALILGNVVTIDVNSTKSTVVFE